A single region of the Drosophila takahashii strain IR98-3 E-12201 chromosome 2R, DtakHiC1v2, whole genome shotgun sequence genome encodes:
- the LOC123002707 gene encoding leech-derived tryptase inhibitor C-like — protein MRWPILIALCLLALLGISAANERLCVCPRIRRPVCGSDNVTYVNDCELECQAQDKPITQVKEGEC, from the coding sequence ATGCGCTGGCCAATCCTGATCGCTCTCTGTCTTCTTGCTCTCTTGGGGATTTCTGCGGCCAACGAACGCCTATGCGTGTGCCCTAGAATCCGGAGGCCGGTCTGCGGATCGGATAACGTAACCTACGTCAACGATTGCGAACTGGAATGTCAAGCACAGGACAAACCAATTACACAGGTCAAGGAAGGAGAATGCTAG
- the LOC123002708 gene encoding leech-derived tryptase inhibitor C-like, whose protein sequence is MRWPILIALCVLALLGLSAADEGLCTCPRIVRPVCGSDNVTYDNDCELECQARDKPITQVKEGKC, encoded by the coding sequence ATGCGCTGGCCAATCCTGATCGCTCTCTGTGTTCTTGCTCTCTTGGGGCTTTCTGCGGCCGACGAAGGCCTATGCACGTGCCCTAGAATCGTGAGGCCGGTCTGCGGATCGGATAACGTAACCTACGATAACGATTGCGAACTGGAATGTCAAGCAAGGGACaaaccaattactcaggtcaAAGAAGGAAAATGCTAG
- the LOC123002705 gene encoding leech-derived tryptase inhibitor C-like: protein MRWPIQIALCLLALLGLSAANEPMRLCPCFKIYSPVCGSDNVTYANDCELECQAKDKPITKVKEGKC from the coding sequence ATGCGCTGGCCAATCCAGATTGCTCTCTGTCTTCTTGCTCTCTTGGGGCTTTCTGCGGCCAACGAACCGATGCGCCTGTGCCCGTGCTTTAAAATCTATAGCCCGGTCTGCGGATCGGATAACGTTACCTACGCCAACGATTGCGAACTCGAATGTCAAGCAAAGGACAAACCAATTACAAAGGTCAAGGAAGGAAAGTGCTAG
- the LOC123002706 gene encoding leech-derived tryptase inhibitor C-like, with the protein MRWPILIAFCLLALLGISAANGQRLCPCPRIWRPVCGSDNVTYVNDCELQCQAKDKPITQVKEGKC; encoded by the coding sequence ATGCGCTGGCCAATCCTGATCGCTTTCTGTCTTCTTGCTCTCTTGGGGATTTCTGCGGCCAACGGCCAACGTCTATGCCCGTGCCCTAGAATCTGGAGGCCGGTCTGCGGATCGGATAACGTAACCTACGTCAACGATTGCGAACTCCAATGTCAAGCAAAGGACAAACCAATTACACAGGTCAAGGAAGGAAAATGCTAG